A single genomic interval of Theropithecus gelada isolate Dixy chromosome 16, Tgel_1.0, whole genome shotgun sequence harbors:
- the RASD1 gene encoding dexamethasone-induced Ras-related protein 1 isoform X1 → MKLAAMIKKMCPSDSELSIPAKNCYRMVILGSSKVGKTAIVSRFLTGRFEDAYTPTIEDFHRKFYSIRGEVYQLDILDTSGNHPFPAMRRLSILTGDVFILVFSLDNRDSFEEVQRLRQQILDTKSCLKNKTKENVDVPLVICGNKGDRDFYREVDQREIEQLVGDDPQRCAYFEISAKKNSSLDQMFRALFAMAKLPSEMSPDLHRKVSVQYCDVLHKKLLRNKKLLRAGSGGSDPGDAFGIVAPFARRPSVHSDLMYIREKASAGSQAKDKERCVIS, encoded by the exons ATGAAACTGGCCGCGATGATCAAGAAGATGTGCCCGAGCGACTCGGAGCTGAGTATCCCCGCCAAGAATTGCTATCGCATGGTCATCCTCGGCTCGTCCAAGGTGGGCAAGACGGCCATCGTGTCGCGCTTCCTCACCGGCCGCTTCGAGGACGCCTACACACCAACTATCGAGGACTTCCACCGCAAGTTCTACTCCATCCGCGGTGAGGTGTACCAGCTTGACATCCTCGACACATCCGGCAACCACCCGTTCCCCGCCATGCGGCGCCTCTCCATCCTCACAG GAGACGTTTTCATCCTGGTGTTCAGCCTGGACAACCGCGACTCCTTTGAGGAGGTGCAGCGGCTCAGGCAGCAGATCCTCGACACCAAGTCTTGCCTCAAGAACAAAACCAAGGAGAACGTGGACGTGCCCCTGGTCATCTGCGGCAACAAGGGTGACCGGGACTTCTACCGCGAGGTGGACCAGCGCGAGATCGAGCAGCTGGTGGGCGACGACCCCCAGCGCTGCGCCTACTTCGAGATCTCGGCCAAGAAGAACAGCAGCCTGGACCAGATGTTCCGCGCGCTCTTCGCCATGGCCAAGCTGCCGAGCGAGATGAGCCCGGACCTGCACCGCAAGGTCTCGGTGCAGTACTGCGACGTGCTGCACAAGAAGCTGCTGCGGAACAAGAAGCTGCTGCGGGCCGGCAGCGGCGGCAGCGACCCGGGCGACGCCTTCGGCATCGTGGCACCCTTCGCGCGCCGGCCCAGCGTACACAGCGACCTCATGTACATCCGCGAGAAGGCCAGCGCCGGCAGCCAGGCCAAGGACAAGGAGCGCTGCGTCATCAGCTAG
- the RASD1 gene encoding dexamethasone-induced Ras-related protein 1 isoform X2 — protein MKLAAMIKKMCPSDSELSIPAKNCYRMVILGSSKVGKTAIVSRFLTGRFEDAYTPTIEDFHRKFYSIRGEVYQLDILDTSGNHPFPAMRRLSILTDPRHQVLPQEQNQGERGRAPGHLRQQG, from the exons ATGAAACTGGCCGCGATGATCAAGAAGATGTGCCCGAGCGACTCGGAGCTGAGTATCCCCGCCAAGAATTGCTATCGCATGGTCATCCTCGGCTCGTCCAAGGTGGGCAAGACGGCCATCGTGTCGCGCTTCCTCACCGGCCGCTTCGAGGACGCCTACACACCAACTATCGAGGACTTCCACCGCAAGTTCTACTCCATCCGCGGTGAGGTGTACCAGCTTGACATCCTCGACACATCCGGCAACCACCCGTTCCCCGCCATGCGGCGCCTCTCCATCCTCACAG ATCCTCGACACCAAGTCTTGCCTCAAGAACAAAACCAAGGAGAACGTGGACGTGCCCCTGGTCATCTGCGGCAACAAGGGTGA